One genomic region from Paramicrobacterium agarici encodes:
- a CDS encoding DUF262 domain-containing protein produces the protein MTTTSDDIRSGETIDESGENEQSEPLAIEPSERKLVTQPYDLGVRSIREDIRTGRISLNIAYQRKYVWDSGKASRLIESLLLNVPIPVCYFAEDEDGVYEVIDGLQRLTTIRNFLDNEFALTGASVLSELNGLTFDDLEPRDQRRLEGRTIRCIVITADSHPDIKFDVFERLNTGAASLTAQELRNSVYRGSFNDSLKDLAKKKYFTDLLGSFTNRRMGHEELLLRYFALVEGIATYKPPLRQLLNEKMRTHRKLPLTPEDAEQFKAVCVTVKEVFGDRPFKSSGSQNPVNKALFDAVMVAVAFSDLQALGLRKDAARAALEDLNREEQFQTSIGRATADRTRVLYRVTALADRLQRLGIATQLSEELVSEGLRQSGA, from the coding sequence ATGACAACAACTTCCGATGACATCCGCAGTGGTGAGACCATCGATGAAAGCGGCGAGAACGAACAATCGGAGCCTCTCGCAATTGAACCCAGTGAGCGGAAGCTCGTAACGCAGCCGTATGATCTCGGAGTTCGATCGATCCGTGAGGATATTCGAACCGGTCGTATCAGTCTGAATATCGCCTACCAGCGCAAGTACGTGTGGGATAGCGGCAAAGCTTCGCGCCTGATTGAGTCGTTGTTATTGAACGTCCCGATTCCCGTCTGCTACTTCGCGGAAGACGAGGACGGAGTGTATGAGGTAATTGATGGGCTTCAGCGACTAACAACGATCCGTAACTTCCTTGACAATGAGTTTGCACTCACTGGTGCTTCCGTGCTGTCCGAGCTCAACGGACTTACGTTCGACGACCTGGAGCCGCGCGATCAGCGACGTCTTGAAGGGCGCACGATTCGGTGCATCGTTATCACCGCCGACAGCCACCCGGACATCAAATTCGACGTCTTCGAGCGCCTAAATACTGGAGCCGCTAGCCTGACAGCGCAGGAGCTTCGAAATTCTGTATATCGTGGCTCGTTCAACGACTCGCTTAAGGATCTTGCCAAGAAGAAGTACTTCACGGATCTACTTGGAAGTTTCACGAATCGCCGTATGGGCCACGAAGAGCTCCTCCTCCGTTATTTCGCTCTCGTAGAAGGTATTGCGACGTATAAGCCACCGCTCCGGCAACTTTTAAACGAGAAGATGCGGACGCATCGCAAATTGCCGCTTACTCCTGAAGATGCTGAACAGTTCAAAGCTGTCTGCGTGACGGTGAAAGAGGTCTTCGGGGACCGGCCCTTCAAATCGTCGGGGTCGCAGAATCCGGTGAACAAAGCGCTTTTCGATGCCGTAATGGTCGCCGTGGCTTTCTCCGATCTTCAAGCGCTGGGTTTGAGGAAAGACGCTGCAAGGGCCGCTCTCGAGGATTTGAATCGCGAGGAGCAGTTCCAAACTTCCATCGGACGTGCCACCGCAGACCGGACTCGTGTCCTCTACAGAGTGACGGCGTTAGCCGACCGGCTCCAGCGACTTGGTATTGCAACTCAGCTGTCCGAAGAACTCGTTAGCGAAGGCCTACGACAAAGTGGCGCTTGA
- the mutM gene encoding bifunctional DNA-formamidopyrimidine glycosylase/DNA-(apurinic or apyrimidinic site) lyase, which produces MPELPEVEVVRHGLEPAVTGALVTSVDIRDERSLRRHDRAAGKFADVLTGRRIESAVRRGKFLWFPLGATDALVTHLGMSGQVLLREPGVDDRHTRIALTVESPRHGELRVNFADQRIFGSMSIDRLEPTADGKPAGFAGASIAAPRIPSQVAHIARDALDPDFDRTAVITRIRRRNSAIKRVLLDQTLISGIGNIYADEALWAARVHGEQTASRMSRARIGTLLDAVTEVLQKALAEGGTSFDAQYVNVNGESGYFAHSLNAYGQAGRPCPRCGTSIVRTAFMNRSSHFCTVCQRKR; this is translated from the coding sequence ATGCCCGAGCTTCCTGAGGTCGAGGTCGTCAGGCACGGTCTTGAACCCGCCGTCACGGGCGCGCTCGTCACCTCCGTCGATATCAGAGACGAGCGGTCTCTCAGGCGTCACGACCGCGCGGCGGGAAAGTTCGCCGATGTGCTCACGGGGCGCCGCATCGAGAGCGCTGTGCGTCGAGGCAAGTTCTTGTGGTTTCCGCTCGGCGCGACCGACGCACTCGTCACCCATCTGGGCATGAGCGGCCAGGTGCTGCTGCGTGAGCCGGGCGTCGATGATCGGCACACCCGCATCGCCCTCACCGTCGAAAGCCCGCGGCACGGTGAGCTCCGTGTGAACTTCGCCGATCAGCGGATCTTCGGCAGCATGTCGATCGATAGGCTCGAGCCAACGGCAGACGGCAAGCCCGCGGGGTTTGCCGGAGCGAGTATCGCCGCACCGCGTATTCCCTCCCAGGTCGCGCACATCGCGCGCGATGCCCTCGACCCGGACTTCGACAGAACGGCGGTGATCACCCGCATCCGCCGTCGAAACTCGGCGATCAAGCGTGTGCTGCTCGACCAGACGCTCATCAGCGGCATCGGCAACATCTATGCGGACGAAGCGCTGTGGGCCGCGCGCGTGCATGGCGAGCAGACAGCATCCCGCATGTCTCGAGCGCGCATCGGCACGCTGCTCGACGCCGTCACAGAGGTGCTCCAGAAAGCTCTCGCCGAGGGCGGCACGAGCTTCGACGCGCAGTACGTGAACGTCAACGGGGAATCGGGGTACTTCGCACACAGCCTCAACGCGTACGGGCAGGCGGGACGACCGTGCCCGCGCTGCGGAACATCCATCGTGCGTACGGCGTTCATGAACCGCTCGAGCCACTTCTGCACGGTCTGCCAGCGAAAACGCTGA
- the rnc gene encoding ribonuclease III — protein sequence MRHAASARRERENIDRGPLLAVLGVSLDPDLLELALTHRSYAYEHGGVPHNERLEFLGDSVLGLAITTTLYRDNPELPEGELAKMRAAVVSTVALAEVATTIELGQYILLGNGEELTGGREKASILADTMEALFGAVYLDKGQDAATETVMRLVGPLLQDTERFGAAMDPKTHLQEAANERGAPAPEYSIESTGPDHDRRFTATVTVGDLVTATGTGTSKKHAEMAAALTAWTELNARAS from the coding sequence GTGCGGCACGCCGCATCCGCTCGACGCGAGCGCGAGAACATCGACCGAGGACCGCTTCTGGCGGTCCTCGGTGTTTCGCTTGACCCGGATCTGCTTGAGCTCGCTCTCACGCACAGGTCATACGCGTACGAGCACGGCGGGGTTCCGCACAACGAACGACTCGAGTTTCTCGGAGACTCCGTTCTGGGCCTCGCGATCACCACGACGCTCTATCGTGACAACCCCGAGCTTCCCGAGGGCGAGCTCGCGAAGATGAGAGCGGCTGTGGTCTCGACGGTCGCCCTTGCAGAGGTTGCGACGACGATCGAGCTCGGGCAGTACATTCTGCTCGGAAACGGCGAGGAGCTCACAGGGGGGCGCGAGAAGGCGTCGATTCTCGCCGATACCATGGAGGCCCTGTTCGGCGCGGTCTATCTCGACAAGGGGCAGGATGCTGCGACAGAGACCGTGATGCGTCTCGTCGGCCCGCTGCTGCAGGACACCGAGCGCTTCGGCGCTGCGATGGACCCGAAGACGCACCTGCAGGAGGCCGCGAACGAGCGCGGTGCTCCGGCACCCGAGTACTCCATCGAGAGCACGGGCCCCGACCACGACCGCCGCTTCACCGCGACCGTGACGGTCGGCGATCTTGTGACGGCGACGGGGACGGGAACGAGCAAGAAGCACGCGGAAATGGCGGCAGCGCTAACTGCCTGGACCGAGCTCAATGCCCGAGCTTCCTGA
- the rpmF gene encoding 50S ribosomal protein L32, which translates to MAVPKRKKSRANTRARRSQWKASAPALVKTVENGQVTYSLPHRAKVVTDSAGTELFLEYKGRKVADV; encoded by the coding sequence ATGGCTGTTCCCAAGCGAAAGAAGTCGCGCGCCAACACTCGCGCCCGTCGTTCGCAGTGGAAGGCGAGCGCGCCGGCGCTGGTGAAGACCGTTGAGAACGGTCAGGTCACCTACAGCCTCCCGCACCGCGCGAAGGTCGTCACCGACTCAGCCGGAACCGAGCTGTTCCTTGAGTACAAGGGACGCAAGGTCGCCGACGTCTAA
- a CDS encoding YceD family protein, producing MREHKLTVEAPEQLGEGLIAVKQGAEIVEDVRLESVHEGILVTGDVSTTATGECGRCLTDIAQSVEVEFQELFAYSSDEASEHEVHDDHVDLEPLVRDAVVLSLPFQPVCRPDCPGLDPETGERLADMPEKEPREVIDPRWEALARFSSRPGTEYSSASDREER from the coding sequence ATGCGCGAGCACAAGCTGACCGTTGAAGCGCCCGAGCAGCTTGGCGAAGGGCTTATTGCCGTCAAGCAGGGCGCGGAGATCGTCGAAGACGTGCGCCTCGAATCTGTTCACGAGGGGATCCTCGTCACCGGCGACGTCTCCACGACAGCGACAGGGGAGTGCGGGCGGTGCCTCACCGATATCGCCCAGAGCGTCGAAGTCGAGTTTCAGGAACTTTTCGCGTACTCTAGTGACGAAGCTTCTGAGCATGAGGTTCACGATGACCACGTGGATCTTGAACCTCTTGTCAGAGACGCAGTGGTTTTGTCGCTGCCGTTTCAGCCGGTCTGCCGACCAGATTGCCCCGGCCTCGATCCCGAGACCGGCGAGCGTCTAGCCGATATGCCCGAAAAAGAACCCCGCGAGGTGATTGACCCCCGATGGGAAGCACTCGCTCGGTTCTCCTCACGCCCAGGCACCGAATACTCGAGTGCGTCAGACAGAGAAGAGAGATAA
- a CDS encoding transglutaminaseTgpA domain-containing protein, which translates to MFDDRAPTNRRKRAEGRRLVSLSVALAALITASFTAFLPVLEGASWWLGCAVVALVVNAAAAATRAAGGSRLLGSLTGTGVGALSLTALCGGGTALAGLIPTPTTISHFVELSQSAGQSIYQQSIPAQADEGITFLLIFASLMASVSVDLMAAAAGAAAPAGLVALAIVVPPAVLMEEVPLVAFALTALAYLAVLWADRERERQRGGLMRMLAVGVVAASVASVGAAAAPGFSGANPFSVAKQGSLATRVSPLLHLGEDLQRDGNSVQFRYRSTSEDPPRFRMMTLESFDGDTWGSTRERSGLVTVESGAGLERDDRADVPTGPLARTAVSIEGLRDRLLPIPDGAVEVRGAEGTWLWDPFDETMRSRTASTTGLDYTVSSIPTLPTAEQLRAADLPDRGIFSAERELPNEIPGIITETLDSIVGDIDNPYESAYAIQNYLRDGGFMYSLSAPVSQGYDGDSLDVIATFLERKAGYCVHFAATMATMARMIDIPSRIVVGFLPGSAEGDDVRVVRTEDLHAWPELYFEGAGWVAFEPTPGRGGTPSYAPEVTSTAEAAGPNDMDPRTIERSSVPTETATPEAEAASPESRTSTRSDSASAALVFLALVVLLAVPAGARQLRRGLRLRAARARPDRVSAVWAEISDTATDLGWQHPVSETPRMLRERIRDRIAADPAAVASLDRLVFAVERARYGPRHGAPSARFDADARLVIAALRRAAGMSDRLRAVLWPASLFARRVQPTVNRAR; encoded by the coding sequence ATGTTCGATGACCGTGCTCCAACGAACCGCCGCAAGCGGGCGGAAGGACGCCGCCTGGTGTCGCTGAGCGTTGCGCTTGCGGCGCTGATCACCGCGTCGTTCACAGCCTTTCTCCCCGTGCTCGAGGGTGCGAGCTGGTGGCTCGGGTGCGCCGTCGTCGCACTCGTCGTCAACGCTGCTGCAGCGGCGACTCGTGCAGCAGGCGGCTCTCGCCTTCTCGGCAGTCTCACGGGAACCGGGGTCGGCGCGCTGTCACTCACCGCCTTGTGCGGCGGCGGAACCGCTCTCGCGGGCCTGATTCCCACTCCCACGACCATCAGCCATTTCGTCGAGCTCTCGCAGTCGGCGGGTCAGTCCATCTATCAGCAGTCGATTCCTGCTCAGGCCGATGAGGGAATTACGTTCCTGCTGATCTTCGCGAGTCTCATGGCGTCGGTGTCCGTCGACCTCATGGCCGCGGCGGCCGGTGCAGCGGCTCCCGCGGGTCTTGTCGCGCTCGCGATCGTCGTGCCGCCCGCTGTCTTGATGGAAGAGGTCCCGCTCGTCGCCTTCGCATTGACGGCGCTGGCGTATCTGGCGGTGCTGTGGGCTGATCGAGAACGCGAACGGCAGCGCGGAGGACTGATGCGGATGCTGGCTGTCGGCGTCGTCGCGGCATCGGTCGCGAGCGTCGGCGCCGCGGCTGCTCCCGGGTTCTCCGGCGCAAACCCGTTCTCTGTCGCGAAGCAGGGATCGCTCGCGACTCGCGTATCGCCGCTCCTGCACCTGGGCGAGGACCTGCAGCGCGACGGCAACTCGGTGCAATTTCGATATCGCTCGACAAGCGAGGATCCGCCGCGATTTCGGATGATGACGCTCGAATCCTTCGACGGGGACACCTGGGGGTCGACGCGCGAGCGCTCGGGCCTCGTCACCGTCGAGTCCGGTGCTGGCCTTGAGCGCGACGACCGGGCAGATGTCCCGACGGGCCCGCTCGCCAGAACCGCCGTATCGATCGAGGGCCTCCGAGACCGCCTGCTTCCCATCCCCGACGGAGCGGTCGAGGTGCGCGGGGCCGAAGGCACGTGGCTATGGGACCCCTTTGACGAGACGATGCGCAGTCGCACCGCCAGCACGACCGGCCTCGATTACACCGTCTCGTCGATTCCGACGCTCCCGACCGCTGAGCAGCTTCGCGCGGCCGACCTTCCCGACCGCGGAATCTTTTCGGCCGAACGTGAACTCCCGAACGAGATTCCCGGCATCATCACCGAGACACTCGACTCCATCGTCGGCGACATCGACAACCCGTACGAGAGCGCCTATGCGATTCAGAACTATCTGCGCGATGGGGGCTTCATGTACTCGCTCTCGGCTCCGGTTTCCCAGGGCTATGACGGCGACAGCCTCGATGTCATCGCGACGTTCCTCGAGCGCAAGGCGGGCTATTGCGTGCACTTTGCCGCGACGATGGCGACCATGGCCCGCATGATCGACATCCCGTCGCGCATCGTTGTCGGATTTCTGCCCGGCTCAGCCGAGGGCGACGACGTTCGCGTCGTGCGCACGGAGGACCTCCACGCATGGCCGGAACTCTATTTCGAGGGCGCAGGCTGGGTGGCGTTCGAGCCGACGCCGGGTCGAGGCGGAACGCCGAGCTACGCCCCCGAGGTCACATCGACGGCCGAAGCTGCGGGTCCGAACGACATGGACCCGCGCACGATCGAACGCTCGTCGGTGCCAACAGAGACGGCGACGCCAGAAGCCGAGGCGGCCTCACCGGAATCACGCACAAGCACTCGGTCCGACAGCGCATCTGCCGCTCTCGTGTTTCTCGCACTCGTCGTGCTGCTTGCGGTTCCGGCCGGTGCGCGGCAGCTCCGCCGCGGACTTCGCCTGCGCGCAGCGAGAGCGCGACCCGACCGGGTTTCGGCGGTGTGGGCGGAGATCAGCGACACCGCGACCGACCTCGGGTGGCAGCATCCGGTCTCTGAGACGCCGCGCATGCTGCGTGAGCGCATTCGTGATCGCATTGCCGCGGATCCTGCAGCGGTTGCTTCCCTCGATCGTCTCGTCTTCGCCGTCGAGCGCGCACGATACGGACCTCGTCATGGCGCGCCATCGGCTAGATTCGATGCCGACGCTCGCCTCGTCATCGCTGCGCTCAGGAGAGCCGCCGGGATGTCAGATCGACTGCGAGCGGTGCTCTGGCCGGCATCGCTGTTCGCGCGGCGCGTCCAGCCGACAGTCAACCGCGCCCGGTAG
- a CDS encoding DUF58 domain-containing protein has translation MSARTLRLTRRGWALAWASAVILVLAVLLTRREGLFIASFLAIVVVLCALVASRQRVPLHVGRRVPSDAHCGDRVDIVCEIQAAGSSSAVTGWTDAVPRSFGSTPHGVMPPQRLARGGRTAIRYAVVPSVRGWYDVGPFQVTVSDPLGACESSRPVGETSRMLVLPRVSPLAPSDLLASAGEGRRRDRTRPTAPRADELIARDYRPGDPLRRVHWRATARHGQLMVRQEEPQADPEALLLLDVAPGQKRIDALVDMAASLAVHVAGMGYRVTFAESDSSWVTAQPSDIRDVLTALAVWPGGALDAEREVALRIEQRFSDSIPIFVLTTDADRLAALNAIAVRAAPAIAFVATGSGLDQDAVPAPWIATGLADRVDVSASWERLHRSVAHVR, from the coding sequence ATGTCGGCGCGCACGCTTCGCCTCACTCGTCGAGGATGGGCGCTTGCCTGGGCGTCGGCGGTCATTCTCGTTCTCGCAGTTCTGCTCACCCGTCGCGAGGGCCTGTTCATCGCCTCGTTTCTCGCCATCGTCGTCGTCTTGTGCGCACTCGTGGCCTCGCGGCAGCGAGTGCCGTTGCATGTTGGCAGGCGTGTGCCCTCCGATGCTCATTGCGGAGACCGCGTTGATATCGTGTGCGAGATCCAGGCAGCCGGCTCGAGCAGCGCCGTGACGGGATGGACCGACGCGGTTCCGCGATCGTTCGGCTCTACGCCCCACGGAGTCATGCCCCCGCAACGGCTAGCCAGGGGAGGGCGCACCGCCATTCGATATGCCGTCGTTCCGTCCGTTCGCGGGTGGTACGACGTCGGGCCCTTCCAGGTCACCGTCTCCGACCCGCTCGGGGCGTGCGAGTCGTCGCGCCCCGTCGGCGAGACGTCGCGCATGCTGGTGCTTCCGAGAGTGAGCCCGCTTGCTCCGAGCGATCTTCTCGCCTCGGCGGGAGAGGGACGACGACGCGACAGAACGCGACCGACAGCGCCGCGAGCAGACGAGCTCATCGCGCGCGATTACCGCCCAGGCGACCCGCTGCGACGCGTGCACTGGCGCGCGACCGCCAGGCACGGTCAGCTCATGGTTCGCCAGGAAGAACCGCAGGCCGACCCCGAGGCTCTGCTCTTGCTCGACGTCGCCCCGGGGCAAAAGCGCATCGACGCGCTCGTCGATATGGCGGCCTCGCTTGCCGTGCACGTAGCAGGCATGGGATACCGCGTTACCTTCGCCGAATCGGATTCGTCGTGGGTGACCGCGCAGCCGAGCGACATTCGCGACGTTCTCACCGCGCTCGCCGTCTGGCCCGGAGGCGCGCTGGACGCTGAGCGCGAGGTGGCGCTGCGCATCGAGCAGAGGTTCTCCGACAGCATCCCGATTTTCGTTCTGACCACCGATGCCGATCGGCTCGCTGCTCTCAACGCGATCGCTGTACGTGCGGCGCCTGCCATCGCGTTCGTCGCGACCGGCTCGGGTCTGGATCAGGATGCTGTTCCCGCACCGTGGATAGCGACAGGCCTCGCAGACCGCGTCGACGTTTCCGCGAGTTGGGAACGACTGCACCGGAGTGTCGCGCATGTTCGATGA
- a CDS encoding AAA family ATPase has protein sequence MTDAAAAERERVGEPLHGGGGLSVAEVSELSSQIINRIETVIDGKREAIRTALTVLLAEGHLLIEDVPGVGKTMLARALAASVDGTVSRIQFTPDLLPSDVTGVAVFDQRESRFEFKPGPVFAHIVIGDEINRASPKTQSALLECMAERQVTADGTTYELARPFTVFATQNPVEMEGTYPLPEAQRDRFTARLSIGYPDAQAEMAMLTSRDEWDPLSAIEPVVTLAELVSMIDASHRVFASPSVKAYAVALATATRDHPELRLGASPRATLQLLTAARARAAVEGHEFVLPDHIAALADSVFAHRLVPVPRLGERSSDTASALREIVAEIVASTPVPDLR, from the coding sequence ATGACAGACGCGGCGGCAGCTGAGCGGGAACGCGTAGGCGAGCCCCTGCACGGTGGTGGAGGCCTGTCGGTCGCCGAAGTCAGCGAGCTGTCGTCGCAGATCATCAACCGCATCGAGACGGTCATCGACGGCAAGCGCGAGGCTATTCGCACCGCGCTGACGGTGCTTTTGGCCGAAGGGCACCTTCTCATCGAAGACGTGCCTGGCGTCGGCAAGACGATGCTGGCTCGCGCGCTCGCCGCGAGCGTCGATGGCACCGTGAGCCGCATTCAGTTCACTCCCGATCTGCTTCCCAGCGACGTGACCGGTGTCGCGGTCTTCGATCAGCGCGAAAGCCGATTCGAGTTCAAGCCCGGCCCGGTCTTCGCTCACATCGTGATCGGCGATGAGATCAACAGGGCATCGCCGAAAACCCAGTCTGCGCTTCTCGAGTGCATGGCCGAGCGGCAGGTGACCGCAGACGGCACCACCTACGAGCTTGCGCGCCCGTTCACGGTGTTCGCCACGCAGAATCCCGTGGAGATGGAGGGTACGTATCCTCTTCCCGAGGCTCAGCGAGACCGGTTCACCGCTCGACTCTCGATCGGCTATCCCGACGCGCAAGCCGAAATGGCCATGCTCACGAGCCGAGATGAGTGGGATCCGCTCAGCGCGATCGAGCCCGTCGTCACGCTCGCCGAGCTCGTCTCGATGATCGACGCGAGTCACCGAGTCTTCGCGTCTCCGTCGGTCAAGGCATACGCCGTGGCGCTTGCGACAGCCACGCGTGATCACCCCGAACTCAGGCTCGGCGCGAGTCCGCGAGCGACGCTGCAGTTGCTGACAGCGGCCCGTGCACGTGCTGCCGTTGAGGGCCACGAGTTCGTGCTTCCCGACCACATCGCGGCACTTGCCGACTCGGTTTTCGCTCACAGACTGGTTCCCGTGCCACGGCTCGGCGAGCGAAGCTCAGACACGGCCTCGGCTCTCCGCGAGATCGTCGCGGAAATCGTCGCGTCGACACCGGTCCCCGACCTCCGGTAG
- the coaD gene encoding pantetheine-phosphate adenylyltransferase gives MSRIAVVPGSFDPVTLGHLDVIERAAPLYDELHVVVVHNPDKAALLPIAQRVSLLEEAVKDAGFPGNIVVSSWSVGLLVDYCTDVGASVLIKGIRSQIDVAYETPMAIVNRDLAGVETVFMLPNPAHAHVSSSLVRQVAALGGDVAPYVPNAVAAYLRSS, from the coding sequence ATGAGCAGGATCGCCGTCGTTCCCGGATCATTCGACCCCGTCACCCTCGGGCATCTCGACGTGATTGAGCGGGCCGCACCGCTCTATGACGAATTGCACGTCGTCGTCGTTCACAACCCCGACAAGGCGGCACTTCTGCCGATCGCCCAGCGTGTATCGCTTCTCGAAGAGGCGGTGAAAGACGCGGGCTTTCCCGGCAACATCGTCGTGTCGTCATGGAGCGTCGGCCTTCTCGTCGATTACTGCACCGATGTCGGAGCGTCAGTGCTCATCAAGGGAATACGCTCGCAGATCGACGTTGCCTACGAGACCCCGATGGCGATCGTGAATCGAGACCTCGCCGGCGTCGAGACGGTCTTCATGCTCCCCAACCCGGCACACGCGCACGTGTCGAGTTCGCTCGTCAGGCAAGTCGCTGCGCTCGGCGGAGACGTCGCACCCTACGTTCCCAACGCCGTTGCCGCGTACCTGAGGTCGTCATGA
- a CDS encoding ATP-dependent DNA helicase RecG — MNESGLGGRLSGPLGGRTAGALERVFGHRSIGDLLAHYPRRYAHHGELTQLGGVPVGENVALVADVVRASVRPMNKRKGTIFEAVISDGRGILTLTFFNQTWRKEELVPGARGVFSGKISSYRGSMQLTHPDYKLFEKSGMSDDDARVWATTPIPIYAATSSIQTWTIEKSIAVVLDYLTTFGVYDPVPAAIRESEGLLEYATALERIHRPRNDDDWKHARRTLRFHEAFVLQAALIESRAQAREQMAMARVAEPGGPLDRFDAQLPFSLTGDQTAVGEAITADLAQRNPMNRLVQGEVGSGKTLVALRAMLTVAQDGGQTALLAPTEVLAAQHMRSIVAALGPDLAADMAPVLLTGRMPAADRKRALLRIVGGQAKIVVGTHALLSDVVEFYDLGLIVIDEQHRFGVDQRDTLRRKSAAHPHTLVLTATPIPRTVAMTVFGDLDVSTITELPVGRKGIETFVVPLAVKPTWMPRVWARMREEIDLGRQAFVVCPAIDSDRDGEPGDESVSEADGDAGRPIATVFDTASSLRAEPSLRGLTIEILHGRMTTDEKDDIMLRFAAGDIDVLVTTTVIEVGVDVPNASTMIVLDADRFGVSQLHQLRGRVGRGSVPGLCLLVTNAAPETTSLERVEAVASTTDGFELAQRDLELRREGDVLGGAQSGGRSSLRLLRVATDGDVIMRAREAAEALHADDPGFTRHPALREAIDRRLDETEREAMSKS; from the coding sequence ATGAACGAGTCGGGACTGGGTGGACGACTTTCCGGGCCGCTCGGCGGACGTACGGCCGGGGCGCTCGAGCGCGTCTTCGGGCATCGTTCGATCGGAGATCTGCTCGCACACTACCCGCGACGGTACGCTCACCACGGCGAACTCACGCAGCTCGGGGGAGTCCCCGTTGGCGAGAACGTCGCGCTTGTCGCCGACGTTGTGCGGGCCTCGGTTCGGCCGATGAACAAGCGCAAAGGAACGATCTTCGAGGCCGTGATCTCCGATGGCCGAGGCATCCTCACTCTCACCTTCTTCAATCAGACGTGGCGCAAAGAAGAGCTCGTTCCTGGCGCGCGGGGAGTCTTTTCAGGAAAGATCTCGTCGTACCGCGGCTCCATGCAGCTGACGCATCCCGATTACAAGCTGTTCGAGAAGTCCGGAATGAGCGACGACGATGCTCGCGTGTGGGCGACGACCCCGATTCCGATCTACGCGGCAACAAGTTCGATACAGACGTGGACGATCGAGAAATCCATCGCGGTCGTCCTTGATTACCTGACGACTTTCGGCGTCTACGACCCGGTTCCCGCGGCGATCCGCGAGTCCGAGGGACTCCTCGAGTACGCCACGGCGCTCGAACGCATCCACAGACCTCGCAACGACGACGACTGGAAGCACGCGCGCCGCACCCTGCGCTTTCACGAGGCGTTCGTTCTTCAAGCCGCGCTCATCGAATCCAGAGCGCAAGCGCGCGAGCAGATGGCGATGGCGCGCGTTGCGGAACCCGGGGGGCCGCTCGATCGCTTCGACGCCCAATTGCCCTTCTCTCTGACGGGCGATCAGACCGCGGTCGGGGAGGCGATCACGGCCGACCTGGCGCAGCGCAACCCGATGAACCGACTCGTCCAGGGCGAAGTGGGCTCGGGCAAGACGCTTGTCGCGCTTCGCGCGATGCTGACCGTTGCACAAGATGGCGGGCAGACGGCGCTGCTGGCGCCAACAGAGGTGCTTGCGGCCCAGCACATGCGCTCGATCGTCGCCGCGCTCGGTCCCGATCTCGCCGCCGACATGGCTCCCGTGCTCTTGACCGGACGCATGCCCGCAGCCGACCGCAAACGTGCGCTGCTGCGCATCGTCGGGGGACAAGCGAAGATCGTCGTGGGCACCCACGCGCTACTCAGCGATGTCGTGGAGTTCTACGACCTCGGACTCATCGTGATCGATGAGCAGCACCGATTCGGCGTCGATCAGCGCGATACGCTCAGGCGCAAGAGCGCCGCACACCCCCACACGCTCGTGCTCACGGCGACGCCGATTCCGAGAACCGTCGCCATGACGGTCTTCGGAGATCTCGACGTGAGCACCATCACCGAGCTGCCCGTCGGGCGAAAGGGCATCGAGACGTTTGTCGTGCCCCTCGCCGTGAAACCGACGTGGATGCCCCGGGTCTGGGCGCGCATGCGCGAGGAGATCGATCTGGGCCGCCAGGCGTTCGTCGTGTGCCCCGCGATCGATTCGGATCGCGATGGCGAACCCGGTGACGAGAGCGTGAGCGAGGCCGACGGCGACGCCGGGCGCCCCATCGCGACCGTGTTCGACACAGCTTCTTCGCTGCGAGCGGAGCCGTCGCTGCGCGGTCTCACAATCGAGATCCTTCACGGTCGCATGACGACGGATGAGAAGGACGACATCATGCTGCGCTTCGCAGCCGGCGACATCGACGTTCTCGTGACGACGACCGTGATCGAGGTGGGTGTCGACGTTCCCAACGCGTCGACCATGATCGTGCTCGACGCCGATCGATTCGGCGTTTCGCAGCTGCACCAGCTGCGTGGCCGCGTCGGCAGGGGATCAGTTCCCGGACTGTGCCTTCTCGTCACGAACGCGGCTCCTGAAACGACCTCGCTTGAGCGTGTCGAGGCTGTCGCGTCGACGACCGACGGCTTCGAGCTTGCGCAACGAGACCTTGAGCTGCGCCGAGAGGGCGACGTGCTTGGCGGAGCGCAGTCAGGAGGGCGGTCGTCCCTGCGGCTGCTGCGTGTTGCAACAGATGGCGACGTGATCATGAGGGCACGGGAAGCCGCTGAGGCTCTGCACGCCGACGATCCCGGATTCACGCGGCACCCCGCGCTGCGCGAGGCGATCGACAGACGCCTCGACGAGACCGAGCGCGAAGCGATGTCGAAGTCCTAA